One Fusarium poae strain DAOMC 252244 chromosome 4, whole genome shotgun sequence DNA window includes the following coding sequences:
- a CDS encoding hypothetical protein (BUSCO:31692at5125) codes for MASSAPSGEAVASPTLESIPAPVQEMTALNVKDPVAEAVTEAVAPETEATEVPPHRSHDPTNNLKRSDPFQFGSRYLSQGDDVFEFNAWDHVETDDAYKEYAEQQYAKQRQNPVSDFEKRKFSQDPARWWNLFYKNNAANFFKNRKWLQQEFPVLAEVTKEDAGPKLVLEIGAGAGNTAFPVLAENKNPQLKIHACDYSKTAVEVIRKNEAYNTDFIQADVWDVASDSLPPGLEEGSVDVAVLIFIFSALSPDQWAKAVDNVYRVLKPGGLVCFRDYGRGDLAQVRFRKGRYLDENFYIRGDGTRVYFFDKDQLSDIWTGKNANDETLAAPEGGSDTPEGTDTVQSTDAEETKTEEVSRFEVENLAVDRRLLVNRASKLKMYRCWLQGRFRKK; via the exons ATGGCGTCTTCAGCGCCAAGTGGCGAGGCTGTTGCGAGCCCGACACTCGAGTCTATTCCTGCTCCTGTTCAGGAAATGACCGCGTTGAACGTCAAGGATCCGGTCGCCGAGGCCGTCACTGAAGCCGTCGCCCCCGAGACCGAGGCTACTGAGGTGCCGCCTCACCGATCGCATGATCCCACCAACAACTTGAAGCGGAGTGATCCCTTCCAGTTTGGTAGCCGGTATCTGAGCCAAGGAGACGATGTCTTCGAGTTCAATGCCTGGGATCACGTTGAGACTGACGATGCATACAAGGAGTATGCGGAGCAGCAATACGCTAAACAGCGCCAAAACCCTGTCTCGGATTTTGAGAAGA GAAAATTTAGTCAGGACCCCGCTAGATGGTGGAACTTGTTTTACAAGAATAATGCCGCCAATTTCTTCAAGAATCGCAAATGGCTTCAGCAGGAATTCCCTGTTCTAGCCGAGGTAACCAAGGAAGATGCTGGTCCCAAGCTCGTCTTGGAGATTGGCGCAGGAGCTGGTAACACGGCTTTCCCAGTCTTGGCCGAGAATAAGAATCCACAACTGAAGATCCATGCCTGCGACTACTCAAAGACTGCCGTAGAAGTCATTCGCAAGAATGAAGCGTACAACACCGACTTCATCCAGGCTGACGTATGGGACGTCGCTAGTGATAGCTTACCACCTGGACTCGAAGAAGGTTCCGTAGATGTCGCCGTGCTGATTTTCATCTTCTCTGCTTTGTCGCCCGACCAGTGGGCCAAGGCCGTTGATAACGTTTACCGAGTTCTCAAACCTGGTGGCCTGGTCTGCTTCCGAGACTATGGAAGAGGAGACCTGGCCCAGGTTCGGTTCCGCAAGGGTCGATACCTGGATGAAAACTTTTACATTCGAGGCGATGGCACCCGTGTCTACTTCTTTGACAAGGATCAACTTTCGGATATCTGGACAGGCAAGAATGCCAATGACGAGACCCTAGCAGCCCCGGAAGGTGGTAGCGATACCCCTGAAGGAACTGATACTGTTCAAAGCACAGACGCAGAGGAAACCAAGACAGAAGAAGTATCCCGGTTTGAGGTGGAGAACCTTGCTGTTGATCGACGATTGCTCGTCAACAGAGCCTCAAAGCTCAAGATGTATAGATGCTGGTTACAGGGTCGATTTAGAAAGAAATAG
- a CDS encoding hypothetical protein (BUSCO:39118at5125) → MATLLARPQPQLSPAEALHLAQQAPTILKSNPKAFSASPLVSLFSAAETVELWTIYENLIVTCLQTGDDDSAHLCLERLILRFGDENERVMALKGLIKEAEATNNNELQTVLKEYEDILQQDGTNIYIAKRRVALLRSMGKTPEAISSLVSLLEFNPTDAESWAELSDLYLSQGLYSQAIYALEEVIVLAPNAWNLHAKLGEVTLMAANETSDGSPQKYLANSVKRFCRSIELCEDYLRGYYGLKKVTDKILTEVTKFKKQQPEEDEFSLPDQDTLQKLNQAATQKLAEIVRRYGAQEPLWQGYNADEIAAARELLDKSSSEVVR, encoded by the exons ATGGCTACTCTGCTCGCCCGGCCGCAGCCCCAGCTATCGCCAGCTGAAGCTCTCCATCTGGCGCAACAAGCTCCCACCATCCTGAAGAGCAACCCCAAGGCGTTCTCGGCCTCACCTCTTGTATCCCTCTTCTCAGCGGCTGAGACCGTAGAGCTATGGACCATATATGAGAATCTTATTGTTACATGTCTCCAGACGGGCGATGACGATTCAGCACATCTATGCTTGGAAAGATTGATTCTGCGGTTTGGAGACGAGAACGAACGCGTGATGGCACTTAAGGGTCTTATCAAAGAAGCAGAGGCAACAAACAACAATGAACTGCAGACAGTTCTAAAGGAATACGAGGATATCCTGCAACAGGATGGCACAAACATT TATATCGCCAAGCGACGAGTAGCCCTTTTGAGATCTATGGGAAAGACGCCTGAGGCGATCTCGTCATTAGTATCGTTGCTCGAGTTCAACCCCACTGATGCTGAAAGCTGGGCAGAGCTCTCGGATCTCTACCTCTCACAAGGCCTGTACTCCCAGGCTATTTATGCCCTAGAAGAGGTCATTGTACTAGCACCTAATGCGTGGAAC TTGCACGCAAAGCTGGGCGAGGTAACGTTGATGGCAGCCAACGAGACAAGCGATGGATCTCCTCAAAAGTATCTTGCAAACTCAGTGAAGCGGTTTTGCCGAAGTATTGAGCTTTGCGAGGATTACCTACGAGGATATTACGGTCTGAAAAAGGTCACCGACAAAATCTTGACCGAGGTCACCAAGttcaagaagcagcaacCCGAAGAAGACGAATTCTCCCTACCAGATCAAGATACTCTCCAAAAACTGAATCAGGCGGCTACTCAGAAGCTAGCAGAGATCGTCCGCAGATACGGAGCTCAGGAACCTTTGTGGCAGGGGTACAATGCAGATGAGATCGCTGCTGCTCGGGAGTTGCTTGACAAGTCGTCTTCAGAGGTTGTCCGGTGA
- a CDS encoding hypothetical protein (BUSCO:54104at5125), with amino-acid sequence MALGLLPRRTIVPRSLASVSNITNLTCASTHLRRSFISLPSSEPQRLTAHRILPYPSEPLYDLIADVDSYSSFVPYCSRSRVTRWSDPDPTTGQRYPTLADLHVGWGGFDEVFTSRLRCVPGQSVEAVSGETVPGGTGPDASAVFRSLVTRWSVRSIAGSPSPRTEVHLTINFQFTNPLYGAVSAAVSDKIAGMMIEAFEKRAFKKLDSQRKL; translated from the coding sequence ATGGCTCTTGGTCTCCTTCCACGACGGACGATTGTCCCCCGCTCATTGGCTTCCGTATCAAACATCACCAACCTCACTTGCGCCTCAACACATCTGCGCCGCTCTTTCATCTCTCTCCCCTCCTCAGAACCCCAAAGGCTGACTGCTCACCGCATTCTGCCATATCCTTCTGAACCTCTTTACGATCTCATCGCCGACGTCGACTCCTACTCTTCTTTTGTTCCATACTGCTCCCGCTCTCGAGTAACTCGCTGGTCTGACCCTGACCCCACCACCGGCCAGCGGTATCCTACACTCGCCGACCTACATGTTGGCTGGGGAGGATTTGATGAAGTCTTCACAAGTCGGCTGCGCTGTGTACCAGGTCAATCCGTTGAAGCCGTCAGTGGAGAGACTGTTCCGGGAGGTACAGGACCTGATGCATCGGCCGTCTTCCGGAGCTTAGTGACACGTTGGTCCGTAAGGTCAATTGCTGGATCACCTTCACCACGTACGGAAGTTCATCTCACCATCAATTTCCAGTTTACCAATCCCCTTTACGGCGCTGTAAGTGCCGCAGTATCCGACAAAATAGCAGGCATGATGATAGAGGCTTTCGAAAAGCGAGCATTTAAAAAGTTAGATTCGCAACGAAAGCTCTAG
- a CDS encoding hypothetical protein (BUSCO:5792at5125) produces MSTSWAGADYVARRFEKSLYDLIRGLRNHKGNEKEYIQKSLKECRAEVRSQDMDLKATALLKLIYLEMVGHDMSWASFHVLEVMSSPKYHQKRVGYLGAVQSFRPDTEVLMLATNLLKKDLGTTTPTVISLPIATLPHVITPSLALSTLQDLLPRLSHSHSNIRKKTLVTLYRLALVYPEALRAAWPKIKERLMDPNEDPSVTAAIVNVVCELGWRRPNDFLPLAPRLFELLVDGGNNWMAIKLIKLFATLTPLEPRLVRKLLPPLTNIIRTTPAMSLLYECINGIIQGGILGNSDDSGTDEIATLCVNKLRGMIMIDGDPNLKYVALLAFNKIVTTHPYLVSQQEDVILECIDSPDITIRIQALDLVQGMVTGDNLMSIVSRLMKQLKLSMPSRDKSQPGTPPNDFNESEDEFAEPIPKPKTESIPLPDDYRIDVIGRILGMCSKDNYSSVLDFDWYIDVLTQLVRMAPAPRKVDDDSGPTDKARANVSEKIGDELRNVAVKVRVMRSTAVRAAEIILGQLNADTPPGYSITSGALKSVAWIMGEYASQLAVTDEGLNGLLQLIPRTNNPEVLTTTLQAVTKVFATIVGDVSEPWTAERKSRISLLMARIIHAFEPLALHPSLEVQERAVEFTELLKLTAEAASSQPASTDEVDQDPPLLLTQAIPSLFNGWELNSVSKDAQLNVPVPLGLDLDEPIHANLAKLLSEVDSITLTTDESDEFETYYHQRPPPTSIESSAPAISRIAEPKEDYVSSYQQADEETYLDADIVARRKAERVERNRDDPFYIPSNETPRTSTPIHNILQSSNGPDLDIDSIPIMQLDLSRAGTPATQPPRPQPKPRQKVVIAADETLEGSASGGLRSYDSENNSDSLSKSKAPRTKIKQGLLGVDSSGIGSFSLEGQPSTGLDYEQQQREDAEMQRAMKEVERLRLEMQRANERIDVAQGVDVEGTVVKKKKKKPKKDAGTEGAEGEETKPKKKKKKTPRAVTLDEGGDDSSARGVESPASGGDVAVTKKKKKKKAPRAAEIQDE; encoded by the exons ATGTCAACATCTTGGGCAGGCGCTGACTATGTTGCGCGCAGGTTTGAAAAGTCACTTTACGACCTCATCCGGGGGCTACGGAACCACAAGGGCAATGAGAAGGAGTATATCCAGAAGAGCCTCAAGGAGTGCCGCGCCGAAGTTCGCAGCCAGGATATGG ATCTTAAGGCGACGGCGCTTCTGAAGCTCATCTACTTGGAAATGGTTGGTCATGACATGTCGTGGGCGTCGTTTCATGTGCTTGAGGTCATGTCGTCGCCCAAGTATCACCAAAAGCGAGTGGGATATCTGGGAGCTGTCCAGAGTTTTAGGCCCGACACCGAGGTTCTGATGCTGGCTACTAATCTGCTGAAGAAG GACCTTGGCACGACGACACCAACAGTTATATCTCTCCCCATCGCGACTCTTCCCCATGTCATTACTCCCTCCTTGGCTCTCTCAACACTGCAAGACTTGCTACCGCGACTGAGCCATAGCCATTCGAATATTCGAAAGAAAACGTTGGTGACACTTTATCGTCTCGCTTTGGTATACCCCGAAGCTCTTCGAGCGGCATGGcccaagatcaaggagcGACTCATGGACCCTAATGAGGACCCTAGTGTCACGGCAGCCATCGTCAATGTTGTCTGCGAGCTTGGTTGGCGAAGACCGAATGACTTCCTACCCTTGGCTCCTCGGCTCTTCGAGCTTTTAGTTGATGGTGGTAATAACTGGATGGCCATCAAACTCATCAAACTC TTCGCTACTTTAACGCCCTTAGAACCGCGACTTGTGAGGAAGCTATTGCCTCCTTTGACCAATATCATTAGGACGACACCCGCCATGTCTCTACTGTACGAGTGTATCAATGGAATCATTCAAGGTGGTATTCTAGGGAACTCTGATGATTCTGGCACTGATGAGATCGCTACACTGTGTGTCAACAAATTGCGAGGCATGATCATGATAGATGGCGACCCCAACC TCAAATATGTTGCTCTACTAGCGTTCAACAAGATTGTTACGACACATCCTTATCTAGTATCTCAGCAGGAGGATGTGATTCTGGAGTGTATTGACAGTCCCGACATCACTATCCGAATCCAGGCTCTTGACCTGGTACAGGGTATGGTGACTGGCGATAACTTGATGTCCATCGTCAGCCGCCTCATGAAGCAGCTCAAGTTATCTATGCCCAGCCGGGACAAGTCTCAACCGGGGACTCCCCCTAACGATTTTAATGAATCCGAGGATGAGTTCGCAGAGCCAATCCCGAAGCCCAAGACTGAATCAATTCCTTTGCCCGACGACTATCGAATCGACGTCATTGGAAGGATTCTTGGCATGTGCTCAAAGGATAACTATTCAAGCGTTTTGGATTTTGACTGGTACATCGACGTTCTTACACAACTTGTCCGTATGGCACCGGCACCTCGCAAGGTTGACGATGATTCAGGCCCGACGGATAAGGCAAGGGCTAATGTCTCGGAGAAAATTGGCGATGAGCTACGAAACGTTGCCGTCAAGGTGCGAGTGATGAGGTCGACAGCTGTGAGAGCAGCAGAGATCATTCTCGGCCAGCTCAATGCCGATACGCCACCAGGATATAGCATTACCTCGGGTGCGCTAAAATCAGTAGCCTGGATAATGGGCGAATATGCCTCTCAACTAGCTGTTACAGACGAAGGTCTAAATGGCTTGTTGCAACTTATTCCTCGGACAAACAACCCTGAAGTTTTAACGACAACTCTGCAGGCTGTCACCAAGGTTTTTGCGACTATAGTTGGAGATGTGAGTGAGCCATGGACAGCGGAAAGGAAGTCAAGGATATCACTGCTCATGGCACGCATCATCCATGCCTTTGAGCCCCTGGCGTTGCACCCTAGTCTTGAGGTTCAAGAGCGAGCGGTCGAGTTCACAGAGCTACTAAAGCTCACAGCCGAGGCTGCTTCGTCTCAACCAGCCTCGACAGATGAAGTTGACCAAGACCCGCCGTTACTTCTAACCCAAGCTATCCCATCCTTGTTCAATGGCTGGGAACTTAACTCGGTGTCCAAGGATGCTCAATTAAACGTTCCAGTGCCGTTGGGACTGGATCTGGATGAACCAATTCATGCAAACTTGGCCAAGTTGTTATCGGAAGTCGACTCCATAACATTAACTACCGATGAGTCGGACGAATTCGAGACATACTACCACCAAAGGCCCCCGCCTACCAGCATTGAGTCATCTGCGCCGGCCATTAGTAGGATAGCCGAACCCAAAGAGGATTACGTGAGCTCCTATCAACAAGCCGACGAGGAGACTTATCTAGACGCGGATATCGTTGCCCGGAGAAAGGCAGAACGTGTTGAGCGTAACAGAGATGATCCCTTTTATATCCCCAGTAACGAGACTCCCCGCACGTCGACTCCTATCCATAACATCCTTCAGAGCAGCAACGGCCCCGACTTGGACATAGACTCTATACCTATCATGCAATTGGATCTATCAAGAGCCGGGACTCCTGCTACACAGCCTCCGCGACCGCAGCCGAAACCAAGACAAAAGGTTGTCATCGCAGCCGATGAAACCCTCGAAGGAAGCGCAAGTGGAGGCCTTCGATCTTATGACTCGGAAAACAATTCAGACAGCCTTTCCAAGTCCAAGGCGCCCAGGACCAAGATAAAGCAGGGCTTACTCGGTGTGGACTCAAGCGGCATTGGATCTTTCAGTTTGGAGGGACAACCATCAACTGGCCTCGACTacgagcagcagcagcgcgaAGATGCCGAGATGCAACGAGCTATGAAGGAAGTCGAACGACTCCGTCTCGAGATGCAGCGCGCAAACGAACGTATTGACGTAGCGCAGGGTGTTGACGTCGAAGGTActgttgtcaagaagaaaaagaagaagccaaagaAGGACGCCGGTACCGAAGGAGCAGAGGGTGAAGAAACCAAgcccaaaaagaagaagaagaagacaccTCGTGCTGTGACCCTAGACGAAGGTGGGGATGACAGTAGTGCTCGCGGCGTCGAATCACCCGCATCTGGAGGCGATGTGGCTGTgaccaaaaagaagaagaagaagaaggccccGCGAGCTGCTGAGATTCAAGATGAGTAG
- a CDS encoding hypothetical protein (BUSCO:6136at5125): MPGFADSFWSSDYAAGLGVLFTKLQQGVHENRQVLTIARLRAEAEETYGQRLGDIAPAADKIAGGFSRDDGATVRKAFDGMRNEMQDAARNHRRIAQSIRDLVVNPFSRWCDSHEARIQDSQDELQVRIKTHDRQAEAVKKLRSVYFNKCRLVEDLEEENKLAFQDPETSPKAGQNIPEIKVQPHKEEEIEEEELYEIGDDTYQPEQVKKIISQMLSSIKMGETKVPILGTYLNTSSGSDIVEYLQRSMGNINVAYAERIGQDLVNNGFLRLIGNVGSTFANSSKMFYQWQSKAFTMAGVPEKKSINRTFSLASTGSEGGDSPVGTVSEYLANWKVLNNSHPNETPSQRMQREAREADEKYREGVRKLDELRCELEEAIHLHLKFLERCELDRLKAVKTVILDFSGTIGNVIPSLQSTVDQMMLFQETIQPQNDLRYLLETYRTGSFVPKVVVYENYYNKVDEQTFGIDLEARARADKKRVPMIVTTILTYLDHHYPDLEGDEARRGVWLLEVPLSQSHRLRAKVNDGKPVSPDVFDEFDIPTIASLLKIYLLELPDSLVSSHVYEIIRTIYSTPSTDADESSRIAALQSTLSQLRLTNIATLDACMNHFTRLIDLTSADETYIASLASALAPCILRPRTETSLTMEEKHAYRLVRDLFAHKDAIFSALKRMSMNPHASSVGSNNRPRAISTDESNRKALMEERNRALLEKASASRGRDKSPAPGPRGHRRDRSTGGPETRFPIASPTAASAVDRHRTSLGGVIKRQSLEVPEPDGAAPVNGEAEKDKSDADSDKRDSRDSTGRTPTKFVGGKRVSVVPSTPSTPPSDSTRGVQLEDAPMED; this comes from the exons ATGCCGGGGTTTGCTGATTCCTTCTGGTCGAGCGACTATGCTGCAGGACTAGGTGTCCTGTTCACCAAGCTGCAACAAGGTGTCCATGAGAATAGACAAGTTCTGACTATCGCACGTCTACGtgccgaggccgaggagaCTTATGGCCAACGCCTTGGCGATATTGCTCCTGCTGCTGATAAGATCGCTGGTGGCTTCAGTCGCGATGATGGAGCTACAGTTCGTAAG GCATTTGATGGCATGCGAAATGAGATGCAAGATGCTGCTCGTAACCATCGTCGCATCGCCCAGAGCATCCGCGACCTAGTCGTCAATCCTTTCTCCCGCTGGTGCGACTCCCACGAGGCACGAATCCAAGATTCTCAGGATGAGTTGCAGGTCCGAATCAAAACCCACGACCGTCAAGCCGAGGCTGTCAAGAAGCTCCGATCCGTATATTTCAACAAGTGCCGATTAGTGGAAGATCTTGAGGAGGAGAACAAGTTGGCTTTCCAGGATCCCGAAACCAGCCCCAAAGCTGGCCAGAACATCCCTGAAATCAAGGTCCAGCCACacaaggaggaagagatcgaggaagaggagcttTATGAGATTGGCGACGACACTTATCAGCCCGAACAAGTCAAGAAGATTATTTCCCAAATGCTCTCCAGCATCAAGATGGGCGAGACCAAGGTGCCAATTCTTGGAACGTATCTCAACACGTCTTCTGGTTCCGATATTGTCGAATACCTGCAACGAAGCATGGGCAACATTAACGTCGCTTATGCCGAGCGAATTGGCCAAGATCTTGTCAACAACGGTTTCTTGCGACTCATCGGCAACGTGGGCAGCACATTTGCCAACAGCTCTAAGATGTTCTACCAATGGCAATCCAAGGCTTTCACAATGGCTGGTGTCCCTGAAAAGAAATCTATCAACCGCACTTTCTCGCTTGCTTCCACCGGATCTGAAGGTGGTGATTCTCCCGTTGGAACAGTCAGCGAGTACCTCGCCAACTGGAAAGTTCTCAACAACTCCCACCCGAACGAGACCCCTAGCCAGCGCATGCAACGGGAAGCACGCGAAGCTGACGAGAAGTACCGCGAGGGCGTTCGTAAGCTTGATGAGTTGCGATGCGAGCTCGAGGAGGCgatccatctccatcttaAGTTCCTTGAGCGATGTGAGCTTGACCGCCTTAAGGCTGTCAAGACGGTCATCCTCGACTTTTCGGGCACTATCGGAAATGTCATCCCCAGCTTGCAGTCTACGGTGGACCAGATGATGCTCTTTCAAGAGACCATTCAACCGCAAAACGACCTGCGATACCTGCTTGAGACTTATCGCACTGGAAGCTTTGTGCCCAAGGTTGTGGTGTACGAAAACTACTACAACAAGGTGGATGAGCAAACGTTTGGTATTGATCTCGAGGCTCGTGCTAGGGCTGATAAGAAGCGAGTGCCCATGATCGTTACAACTATCTTGACCTATCTGGATCACCACTACCCCGATCTTGAAGGCGACGAAGCCAGGCGCGGCGTGTGGCTGTTGGAAGTCCCGCTGTCCCAGTCCCACCGTTTACGTGCCAAGGTCAACGACGGCAAACCTGTGTCTCCTGATGTTTTTGATGAATTTGATATCCCCACGATTGCTAGTCTGCTCAAGATCTACCTTCTGGAGCTTCCCG ATTCTCTGGTCTCCTCTCATGTTTACGAAATTATCCGAACGATTTACTCCACTCCCTCGACAGACGCTGACGAGTCTTCCCGTATCGCTGCTCTCCAGTCTACTCTGTCGCAACTCCGTCTTACAAACATTGCAACACTTGATGCCTGCATGAACCACTTCACTCGTCTTATCGACCTGACCTCTGCTGATGAAACCTATATTGCATCTCTTGCCAGTGCCTTGGCACCTTGTATCTTGCGGCCTCGAACCGAAACTTCTCTCACCATGGAAGAGAAACATGCGTACCGGTTGGTACGGGACCTGTTTGCCCATAAGGATGCGATCTTTAGCGCCCTCAAGCGCATGTCCATGAACCCCCACGCGTCTTCCGTAGGTAGCAACAACAGACCTCGAGCCATTAGCACCGACGAGAGCAATCGTAAGGCCCTCATGGAAGAGCGGAATAGGGCTCTGCTTGAAAAGGCCAGCGCAAGCCGAGGCCGTGATAAGAGCCCTGCCCCAGGCCCGCGCGGTCACCGTCGGGATCGTAGCACTGGTGGACCAGAGACCCGATTCCCCATCGCAAGCCCAACAGCAGCATCGGCTGTTGACCGACACCGTACCAGTCTTGGTGGGGTGATCAAGCGACAGAGTCTTGAGGTCCCCGAGCCCGATGGCGCTGCCCCCGTGAACGGCGAGGCAGAGAAGGACAAGTCTGATGCCGACTCAGACAAGCGTGATAGCCGTGATAGCACAGGACGAACACCGACCAAGTTTGTTGGCGGTAAGCGAGTTTCTGTGGTGCCATCCACTCCATCGACTCCTCCTTCAGACTCAACTCGTGGAGTGCAACTCGAGGATGCTCCGATGGAAGACTAG